The following proteins are encoded in a genomic region of Fervidobacterium pennivorans DSM 9078:
- a CDS encoding DegV family protein — MKTAVVVDSTTKLRKDFHTDIEIYTIPVRVFINDEELEDSDDITDKILEAIEKGEKVETSLPRVDVVEKTFHELHKKYDAVYVLSISSLLSGTYNLFYTIANKYENVFVFDSKSVSIQNTYVLERMLKDIELGKKIEEDDIISYRDDSLFLIAVFDVTQLQKSGRIGKITSVLGKMLHVKPILTIARNGEVQLVQKAIGIKKVKEVIKEKAEEFVEKARKKEKGIRIYAAVGKEDYKDFIYEVAQLYDVKPYFVDIGPAVTTHVGKEGFGILLGLDF, encoded by the coding sequence CTGAAAACTGCAGTTGTTGTAGATAGTACAACAAAATTGAGGAAAGATTTCCACACAGATATAGAGATATACACCATACCTGTTCGGGTGTTTATAAATGACGAGGAACTCGAGGATTCAGATGATATAACAGATAAGATACTTGAGGCTATTGAGAAGGGCGAAAAAGTGGAAACCTCCTTACCGCGCGTGGATGTGGTTGAAAAAACTTTTCACGAACTGCACAAAAAATATGATGCTGTTTACGTATTGTCAATTTCCTCACTGCTCAGTGGAACATACAATCTTTTCTACACAATAGCAAACAAATACGAGAATGTTTTCGTTTTCGACTCAAAAAGTGTTAGTATACAGAATACTTACGTTTTAGAGAGGATGTTAAAGGATATAGAGCTTGGTAAAAAAATAGAGGAAGATGATATAATATCATATAGAGACGACTCGCTCTTTTTAATAGCCGTTTTCGATGTGACACAGCTTCAAAAAAGCGGAAGAATTGGAAAGATTACTTCAGTATTAGGAAAGATGCTACATGTAAAACCTATTCTTACTATAGCCCGAAATGGTGAGGTCCAGTTAGTCCAAAAAGCCATAGGTATCAAAAAAGTAAAAGAGGTAATCAAAGAGAAAGCAGAGGAATTCGTTGAAAAAGCAAGAAAAAAAGAAAAAGGAATAAGAATTTACGCTGCAGTTGGTAAAGAAGATTACAAAGACTTTATCTACGAAGTAGCACAACTATACGACGTAAAACCTTATTTTGTTGACATCGGACCCGCTGTTACGACGCATGTAGGTAAAGAAGGCTTTGGAATACTCTTGGGTTTAGATTTTTGA
- a CDS encoding F0F1 ATP synthase subunit epsilon, giving the protein MKIKIVTPYKIVEFNNAKLIVFKTVEGEMGVLDKRAPIITKLAISDVRIQTEEGEEKLKVIDGFLHCDGNSNVVILTEEVGKPEEFDPHKFRKEE; this is encoded by the coding sequence ATGAAAATAAAGATAGTTACTCCATACAAAATTGTCGAGTTTAATAATGCAAAATTGATAGTTTTTAAAACTGTAGAAGGTGAAATGGGTGTTCTCGATAAGAGAGCACCCATTATTACAAAGCTAGCGATTTCAGATGTTCGTATTCAAACCGAAGAAGGCGAAGAAAAGCTAAAGGTAATTGATGGTTTTCTCCACTGCGATGGTAACAGTAACGTAGTGATACTTACCGAGGAAGTTGGAAAACCTGAAGAGTTTGATCCACACAAGTTTCGAAAGGAAGAATAA